One window from the genome of Clupea harengus chromosome 19, Ch_v2.0.2, whole genome shotgun sequence encodes:
- the LOC105905328 gene encoding mannose-binding protein C-like isoform X1, with amino-acid sequence MALYLAVLLLSLIGGAHTEAPPNCLAGVPGNPGHNGHNGRDGKDGSEGVPGLKGDRGEPGVPVPGPPGKMGPAGPPGLKGEMGGMGMPLGSVKTDPLTKSLQADVQTLRSRLSLIEKATSFRIFRKVGMKYYVTEGWEDTFDAGLKLCTDAGGDLALPKSEEENQGLVKVLSELKALAGWIRATDRKTEGTFLDEDESTLSFTKWHPGEPNNSCAIICAIINKDRVSWNDVSCDRKHHIVCEVDK; translated from the exons ATGGCTCTGTATCTCGCTGTCCTTCTGCtgtctctgattggtggagcaCACACGGAGGCCCCGCCCAACTGCTTGGCTGGTGTCCCTGGTAACCCCGGACACAATGGGCACAATGGCAGGGATGGGAAAGATGGGAGTGAGGGAGTCCCAGGACTCAAGGGGGACAGAGGAGAaccag GGGTGCCAGTCCCAGGGCCTCCAGGCAAGATGGGTCCTGCTGGGCCACCTGGTCTgaaaggagagatggggggaatgGGGATGCCAT TAGGGTCTGTAAAAACTGATCCTTTGACCAAGTCCTTGCAAGCAGATGTCCAGACTTTGAGATCCAGGTTGTCTCTTATAGAGAAAG CTACAAGTTTCCGCATCTTCAGGAAGGTAGGAATGAAGTACTATGTGACTGAGGGGTGGGAAGACACATTTGATGCTGGTCTGAAGCTCTGTACAGATGCTGGAGGTGATCTTGCTTTGCCAAAAAGTGAAGAGGAGAACCAAGGTCTTGTGAAGGTGTTATCAGAGTTAAAGGCACTTGCTGGATGGATTAGGGCAACAGACAGGAAGACTGAAGGGACCTTTTTGGACGAGGATGAGAGCACACTGAGTTTCACAAAATGGCACCCGGGAGAGCCCAATAATTCTTGTGCTATAATCTGTGCTATAATCAATAAAGACAGAGTCTCGTGGAATGACGTTTCCTGTGATAGAAAACATCACATAGTATGTGAAGTAGACAAATAA
- the LOC116224977 gene encoding mannose-binding protein A-like: MALYLAVLLLSLIGGAHTEAPPNCLAGVPGNPGHNGHNGRDGKDGSEGVPGLKGDRGEPGVPVPGPPGKMGPAGPPGLKGEKGEMGTPVESVKTDPLTKSLQADVQTLRSRLSLIEKATSFRIFRKVGMKYYVSEGWEDTFDSGRELCRNAGGDLALPKSEEENKGLVKMLSDLKGTMGWIRVNDMTTEGTFLDGYGGRLSFKKWKQGEPNNYGGAEDCGMIQKETGLWNDVSCDRKYHIVCEIDK, translated from the exons ATGGCTCTGTATCTCGCTGTCCTTCTGCtgtctctgattggtggagcaCACACGGAGGCCCCGCCCAACTGCTTGGCTGGTGTCCCTGGTAACCCCGGACACAATGGGCACAATGGCAGGGATGGGAAAGATGGGAGTGAGGGAGTCCCAGGACTCAAGGGGGACAGAGGAGAaccag GGGTGCCAGTCCCAGGGCCTCCAGGCAAGATGGGTCCTGCTGGGCCACCTGGTCttaaaggagagaagggggaaatggGTACGCCAG TAGAGTCAGTAAAAACTGATCCTTTGACCAAGTCCTTGCAGGCAGATGTCCAGACTTTGAGATCCAGGTTGTCTCTTATAGAGAAAG CTACAAGTTTCCGCATTTTCAGGAAGGTGGGAATGAAGTACTATGTGTCTGAGGGGTGGGAAGACACGTTTGATTCTGGTCGGGAGCTCTGTAGAAATGCTGGAGGTGATCTTGCTTTGCCAAAAAGTGAAGAGGAGAACAAAGGTCTTGTGAAGATGTTGTCAGATTTAAAGGGAACTATGGGATGGATTAGGGTAAACGACATGACGACTGAAGGGACCTTTCTGGATGGGTATGGGGGCAGACTGAGTTTCAAAAAATGGAAACAGGGAGAGCCCAATAATTATGGTGGTGCGGAGGACTGTGGTATGATCCAGAAAGAGACAGGCTTGTGGAATGACGTTTCCTGTGATAGAAAATATCACATAGTATGCGAAATTGACAAATAA
- the LOC105905328 gene encoding mannose-binding protein C-like isoform X2: protein MALYLAVLLLSLIGGAHTEAPPNCLAGVPGNPGHNGHNGRDGKDGSEGVPGLKGDRGEPGVPVPGPPGKMGPAGPPGLKGEMGGMGMPWSVKTDPLTKSLQADVQTLRSRLSLIEKATSFRIFRKVGMKYYVTEGWEDTFDAGLKLCTDAGGDLALPKSEEENQGLVKVLSELKALAGWIRATDRKTEGTFLDEDESTLSFTKWHPGEPNNSCAIICAIINKDRVSWNDVSCDRKHHIVCEVDK from the exons ATGGCTCTGTATCTCGCTGTCCTTCTGCtgtctctgattggtggagcaCACACGGAGGCCCCGCCCAACTGCTTGGCTGGTGTCCCTGGTAACCCCGGACACAATGGGCACAATGGCAGGGATGGGAAAGATGGGAGTGAGGGAGTCCCAGGACTCAAGGGGGACAGAGGAGAaccag GGGTGCCAGTCCCAGGGCCTCCAGGCAAGATGGGTCCTGCTGGGCCACCTGGTCTgaaaggagagatggggggaatgGGGATGCCAT GGTCTGTAAAAACTGATCCTTTGACCAAGTCCTTGCAAGCAGATGTCCAGACTTTGAGATCCAGGTTGTCTCTTATAGAGAAAG CTACAAGTTTCCGCATCTTCAGGAAGGTAGGAATGAAGTACTATGTGACTGAGGGGTGGGAAGACACATTTGATGCTGGTCTGAAGCTCTGTACAGATGCTGGAGGTGATCTTGCTTTGCCAAAAAGTGAAGAGGAGAACCAAGGTCTTGTGAAGGTGTTATCAGAGTTAAAGGCACTTGCTGGATGGATTAGGGCAACAGACAGGAAGACTGAAGGGACCTTTTTGGACGAGGATGAGAGCACACTGAGTTTCACAAAATGGCACCCGGGAGAGCCCAATAATTCTTGTGCTATAATCTGTGCTATAATCAATAAAGACAGAGTCTCGTGGAATGACGTTTCCTGTGATAGAAAACATCACATAGTATGTGAAGTAGACAAATAA